The following is a genomic window from Bacteroidota bacterium.
CGCTGGCAATATATGCATTATTTTTTTAATAAGCTAATAATCGTTAAAAAATCGCTGTAATTGCCCAGCGAAAATGTCAGGGTATAACGCTCATATTGGTAGATGATGTAATTACCACCGGTGCTACGATAGAAGCTGTGGGAAGAGTTCTGAAATCAGCCGGTGCCAAGAATGTATTTACAGCATCAGCCGGTTTAGCGAAGGGATTGGAATAAAATAAGAGCCGATTCCTTAACCGGAAATCGGCTCGATTTGATCATTTATCCAATAATCCATTAATCCAGGTGTTTTTTAATGCACTAGTAGCATCTTCTTAACTTGCATGAATGTTTTATTATTTCGAGTACTTACCGCTTGAAGTTGGTAAAAATAAACACCGCTTGAAATAGGGTTGCCGGAATTATTTCTTGAATTCCATTCAACTATTTTAATCCCTGCATTTTCAGTTTCATCAACTAGAGTTCGAACTTCCTGTCCCAAAATATTATAAATTTTTAATACCACTCTACTTGCTTCAGGTAATTGATACCTGATCGTAGTTGTTGGATTAAAAGGATTGGGGTAGTTTTGTGATAAAGCAAAAGTTTCTGGAATATTACCGAGTTCTTCCGCAACATTTGTGATTGATGTTGTGATGACTTCAATATCATCGAAATAAATTCCATCAGCTTCGAGGGTATCGTCGGTGGTTAAACGGAACCTTATATGGATCGAATCATTTCCAGGTCCAAAATATATCGGGTTTATCTCAACTGAATCCATCCCGCTAAGCGCACCACCAGGCGGTCGGTTAATTGTTATATATGTTTGTAATTTATTCCATTCAGTTTTATTATCCGATATCTCAACGTAACAGGTATCACCTTTATGGAGCACTTGTTGCCGCCACCACTTAACTTTTCCACCTTTGTAATTTGTTAAGTTTATCGACTCGAGGAGTGTTAAGGTATCCCTGAAATTTTTCGGATATCTCCCAAATCCATCAGTGATTGAATATTTGCCCGATTTTTTAACAGAATCTGATAACGTCCATCGTTTTCCCATATCCCATTTTGCTGTACCTTCTTCAAAATCATCAATCAATTCTCTTCCAATTAAGAAAGATAAATACCCTGATTCGGGATACCGCTGTAAATTAATATTGCTTGTCGAATCCCGTGCCGTGAAATAATATTCGATATTTTGTCCACCTATTGCGGGCGATTTTAAAGAGAAAGTGTCGGAAAAAGTAGATTCACTCCAATATCTCAGGTTTGCCCGTGATTCATTTTCATCACCTGATTTTTTAAAATAAATGAAAATGCTATCGTTGTTAACTGCTATGTTATCGGTTACATTGATATTAACTTTATACGGTCCAGCTAATTTTAAAGAATTCGGAATCAGTTTTTGTATTGATATCTCAGGTGGAACGAAATCAGGACCTACATAATAACTATGGATCTCATAAGGCAAGTAACCCCTGTTAGTTTTTACAAGCACAAAATAATTAACGGTACTATAAAAAGGAACATTAGGAATTGTTCCGCTGTAGTTTCCGGATAATTCTTTTATCATCTCATTTGTTTTATACGGATAGGCACCATCGTAATCCCAAAAAAGAGTAACTTTTTCGATGGAATCAGTGGTCGAAATTGTTGTGGTTAAATATCTTACTAATGTACTATCTTCTGTGTCGGAAAGTTTTGTTACAGTTACGCTTCCAAAGAACCAGTTAAAAATCCGTTTAATGATTTCTGTTCTAGCGGCTGCCTGGGTGATTCCCTCGAATCCTGAAAATCCGAAGTAAGCTAATTTATAAGTGCTGTCGTAACTGATTGCACCGACTGTGTTATTAGCGTACCTAAATGAAGGTTTACTCCCATTGATTGCGGTTATTACCTCCGGATATTGTTCTTCCTGGCTTCTTCCCGGTTGATAGATATTAAAAGACAAACCCTTACCGATTAAATCATTAGGGTCGCCAATTACTTTATTCACGTTAGCATCATCTGAAATATATTTTGATTTTAAATAATTTTCGAAAAATACTTTTGAACTGCCACCCGAGTTTAGATACTCGTTTCCAATCGGATCAGATAGATCCCAACCTATATCTTGTCCGGATAAAAATAATTTTCCTCCATTATCAAGATACTGAGATATTGCACTTCTATCGGAGCTATCTAACGAAGGGAAAGTCCATTCGCATGCCCAAATTACCATATTAAATTTTTTGAGGTAATCGCCGGTTAACGGTCCGTTCTTGATTCTATCGTGAATTAAATATTGTGTATTGAATCGACTTAATTCATCGGTATAATATTTTTCGATATTATTCACCCCATCATCGTCATCAACAAATAAAATTGTCGGGTTAATACCGATTGTCAGTGCGAATTCTTGTGAGAATCCATTATCAGCTGTGATGGTTAGAATAAGGGGAATGTTTGATGGAATAGCATCGGGAATAATATCAATCAAAAATTTATCATTGTTATTTATAAAAGTATTCGCTCCTAAATCAGATAAACCGGGTAAGTTACCAATGTAAATATTTCCTTTTGTAATAATAGCATTAGAATTATTCGTCGTAATTGTAGCGGTTACATTTGAAGCGTCGCCCCAGTCGTTTGAAATCTTTATTGAAAGAGCAATCAAATCTCCCGGTTCAGGAATTCCATTCCTGTTGCCCGCTGAATCGTAGTATGAATAATTAATCAGGTCAATTTTAGGTAGAGGCATTTTAACCGTGTCAGTAAGCGCCCGGAAAGCATTTATCGTTCCCGCACCAAGTTTACCGATGTAATCCGGATTGAGACTATCGATGTTATCGGCAGTTCCTAATATCTGGAACATAACATGAGCTGATGACCACGAAAAGTTTTTTGCTTTGATTAAACCTGCGAGAGAAGCAACTAAGGGACTTGCCATAGAAGTACCCATAAAGCGTTCATATAATTTCCCGCCAAAAAAAATGGAGGGATGAACAACAGTACTTAAAATTCCAATAGAATTATCGCCCCCGGGAGCTGAGATATCAACTGCTTTTCCGTAAGTAGAGTAGGAGGCTTTTTCATCATCTTCATTCAATGCTGCAATACTTAAAGCGAAAGGAGTTGCACCTAAGGCACCAACATTTTCGTTGTTACTATTACCGGCTGAATGACAAATTACAGTCCCTTTTTGAAAAGCATAACGCGCCGCATCGTTTACATATTGTCCGTTGCCTGTACCAAAACTTAAATTGGCAACATGAGCACCATTATCACCTGCATAAACAAATGCTTGTGCCATCCATAGCAATGTTCCGAGTCCACCACCGGATCTCGTGTGATAACCAATTCTTATCGGCATTATTTTAGCCGTCCAAGCTAACGATGAAATTCCATAAGCATTATTAGTAACAGCAGCCGAGATTCCAGCTACGTGCGTCCCATGTCCGTCAAAATCCATCGGATCGTTATCAGGAATATCGCCATCTTCACCAGGATACGCATCACCTGCAACTCCTGTTACAAAGTCCCAACCACGTATGTCGTCAATAAATCCGTTGTTGTCATCATCAATACCGTTGTTCGGAATTTCATTATAATTTCTCCAGATTGCTGCAGCTAAATCCGGATGGTCCCAATCTACGCCGGTATCCAAAACGGCAATAACTACGTTGGTGTCGCCCTGCGAAATTTCCCACGCTTGAGGGGCTTTTACTTGTGGCAGGTGTTGTAGTTGGTCATACAATGGGTCGTCGGGGATAGTATATTTTTCGACAAAATAATTTGGCTCAGCGTATTCGACGAGCGGGTCCGAACTAACTCGGCGGGCTAACAATTTAATATCTGTCGCTGATGAAACGGTAAGTACAACCATCAGAGATAATTCAGTTTCCGAAGTTCGTTTTAGTGCGTTGAATTGTATTTGAGGAAATGCTTGCTCGATTTTTTCAATTCGATATTTTGAAGAAAAATTTGAAAGAGCCGAATTTTTATTTATACCATCTGTGTTTGTTTTAAATTTTACTAATAACTGACCGGGGAAGTATTGTTTTATGGGACTTTTATTATCTGAATAGGAAGTGAAATGAAAAGCTAGAAAAAAAGCAAATATTAAAGAACGGAGTACTAATCGCATTTTATTTGGACCTAACAAATTGATATTGTAAAAATGTTAATTATTCGGGATTCAATATAGTAATATGTTCAGATTATATCAATACTCCCGGTATTTGCCATCACGGCTGGAAGTTTAGTTAAGCGGGAACTATTTAAATTTAATTTAAGTTTGAATAATGTAAACTTAAAAGATTATGAAAACCACTAGATCATATGGGAAAAAGACCGATTTAACACTAGATTTATGGGTTAAGTTGAGCCGGGCTTTCGCCGCAGTCAACAAAAAAGCGACTAAGGATATTGAAAAATATGGCTTAACTGAGCCACAATTCGGTGTTTTAGAGTGTTTAGGACACCTCGGCCAGTTAAGTATCGGTGAACTGACAAGAAAACAACTCGTAAGCCCCGGAAATATGACAGTGGTTGTCGATAATCTCGAAAAAGGAGGACTTGTTAAACGTTCACATGAACCGGGAAACAGGCGTGTTGTGAAAGTTCAACTTACACCCAGGGGTGTAAAAAAGTTTGAGGAAGTTTTTTTTAAGCACGCGCAATATATTACTCACCTCACATCAGTCTTAACAGAAAAAGAAGCCACTATTTTGGCAAAATTACTAAAAAAATTAGGTCTTATTGTTCAACAATTAAATCATAACCCAAAATAAAAAGAACGTATCCTTTAACTAAATGACGTTCTATAGGAGATACTAAAATGAAAAAATTAAAAAATATTTTCTTTGTTATTATATTCAGCATAACTGTTGCATCAACTCAAACTGTTTGGAAGATCGATCCGGCACACAGTGGAGTTGAGTTTACAGTTACATATCTTGTTATTAGTGAGGTAAAAGGTAGATTTACAGAATTCGAAGGTACTCTGACACAAACGAAGGACGACTTTACCGACAGTAAAATTGAGGCGACAATAAATGTCAAAAGCATTAGTACCGATAATGAGAGACGGGATAAACATTTGCTAACTGCCGACTTTTTTAATTCGGAAAATTTTCCGGATATTACTTTCAAGAACACTTCTTTTAAATCAAACGGGAAAAATAAATTCAATATCACAGGTGATTTAACGATTAACGGAATCACAAAACCTGTTAAATTAGATGCATTATTCAAAGGTGAAACTAAAGACCCATACGGAAATTCAAGAGCAGGTTTCAAAGCGACTACAAGCGTTAACCGATTCGACTACGATGTTAAATGGAACGCACCACTTGAGACAGGAGTATTAGTTGTAGGGAAAACAGTTGATATCATTTTGAACATACAGCTTATTAAAGAAAAATAAATGAGAACCAGTAGTTTCTTTCTCTTTTTTGGAATTATACTTGTAATCTACGGACTTATCAATTTTTATATTCTTAAACGTGGGTTACAAGTTATTCCAAAAGATTCACCCATCCGCATATATTACATTATAATATTTTTATTTCTTTCACTGGCGTATTTAGGGGGGAGGATTTTAGAAAGATTTATCCCAACTTTTGCAAACGATTTTTTAGTTAGTATCGGTTCATTCTGGCTTGCCGCAATGGTTTATTTTTTACTTTTTGTTCTACTTTTAGACCTGCTACGCTTACTTAATCATTTTTTTCCATTCTTTCCAGCCTTCATCAAAGATAATTTCGGAGTATTTAAAAAATACCTTGCGTTTTTTGTAACGCTGATTGTTATAATAGTAATAGTATTTGGTCACCTCAACGCTATTCACCCGAAAATCAAGACTGTAAATATCAAAATCAATAAAAATGTTGAAGGGATAAATGAACTTAATTTAGCGGTAATTTCGGATATTCATTTAGGAACTATAATCGGTCGTGAGCGATTTAGCAAAATTGTTGATGAAATAAATAAACTGAATCCTGACTTGATATTATTTGTCGGCGATATTGTTGATGAGTCGATTGGTCCAGTTATTAACGACAATATTGGGAAGTGTGTCGAACGGTTAAAATCTAAGTATGGTATCTATGCCGTTACAGGAAATCATGAATTTATAGGTGGTGTTGAAGCTGCAATCGGTTATTTCTCGAATCATAAAGTTAATTGGGTAAGGGATTCTGTAGTGAATATCGGCGATAAAGTACTCCTCGTCGGACGTGAAGACAGGATGATTACACGCTTCACAAATAAAGACCGAAAACCACTTGCAGAAATTATGTCCAACGTGGATTACAAAATTCCGATAATTTTGATGGACCACCAGCCGATTGGTTTGGATGAAGCAGTCGAAAATAATATAGATTTACAATTGTCAGGGCATACACACCACGGACAAATCTGGCCCCTCAATTACATCGCTGAAAATATTTATGAAGTCAGTTGGGGTTATCTGAAAAAAGGTAATACTCATTTTTATGTTTCGTGCGGAGTTGGGACGTGGGGTCCACCTGTAAGGTTGGGGAACACGCCGGAAGTGGTGAATATTAAATTAAGGTTTGAGTAAAATAATAATATCGAA
Proteins encoded in this region:
- a CDS encoding phosphoribosyltransferase family protein; protein product: MTLILVDDVITTGATIEAVGRVLKSAGAKNVFTASAGLAKGLE
- a CDS encoding S8 family serine peptidase translates to MRLVLRSLIFAFFLAFHFTSYSDNKSPIKQYFPGQLLVKFKTNTDGINKNSALSNFSSKYRIEKIEQAFPQIQFNALKRTSETELSLMVVLTVSSATDIKLLARRVSSDPLVEYAEPNYFVEKYTIPDDPLYDQLQHLPQVKAPQAWEISQGDTNVVIAVLDTGVDWDHPDLAAAIWRNYNEIPNNGIDDDNNGFIDDIRGWDFVTGVAGDAYPGEDGDIPDNDPMDFDGHGTHVAGISAAVTNNAYGISSLAWTAKIMPIRIGYHTRSGGGLGTLLWMAQAFVYAGDNGAHVANLSFGTGNGQYVNDAARYAFQKGTVICHSAGNSNNENVGALGATPFALSIAALNEDDEKASYSTYGKAVDISAPGGDNSIGILSTVVHPSIFFGGKLYERFMGTSMASPLVASLAGLIKAKNFSWSSAHVMFQILGTADNIDSLNPDYIGKLGAGTINAFRALTDTVKMPLPKIDLINYSYYDSAGNRNGIPEPGDLIALSIKISNDWGDASNVTATITTNNSNAIITKGNIYIGNLPGLSDLGANTFINNNDKFLIDIIPDAIPSNIPLILTITADNGFSQEFALTIGINPTILFVDDDDGVNNIEKYYTDELSRFNTQYLIHDRIKNGPLTGDYLKKFNMVIWACEWTFPSLDSSDRSAISQYLDNGGKLFLSGQDIGWDLSDPIGNEYLNSGGSSKVFFENYLKSKYISDDANVNKVIGDPNDLIGKGLSFNIYQPGRSQEEQYPEVITAINGSKPSFRYANNTVGAISYDSTYKLAYFGFSGFEGITQAAARTEIIKRIFNWFFGSVTVTKLSDTEDSTLVRYLTTTISTTDSIEKVTLFWDYDGAYPYKTNEMIKELSGNYSGTIPNVPFYSTVNYFVLVKTNRGYLPYEIHSYYVGPDFVPPEISIQKLIPNSLKLAGPYKVNINVTDNIAVNNDSIFIYFKKSGDENESRANLRYWSESTFSDTFSLKSPAIGGQNIEYYFTARDSTSNINLQRYPESGYLSFLIGRELIDDFEEGTAKWDMGKRWTLSDSVKKSGKYSITDGFGRYPKNFRDTLTLLESINLTNYKGGKVKWWRQQVLHKGDTCYVEISDNKTEWNKLQTYITINRPPGGALSGMDSVEINPIYFGPGNDSIHIRFRLTTDDTLEADGIYFDDIEVITTSITNVAEELGNIPETFALSQNYPNPFNPTTTIRYQLPEASRVVLKIYNILGQEVRTLVDETENAGIKIVEWNSRNNSGNPISSGVYFYQLQAVSTRNNKTFMQVKKMLLVH
- a CDS encoding MarR family transcriptional regulator, with the protein product MKTTRSYGKKTDLTLDLWVKLSRAFAAVNKKATKDIEKYGLTEPQFGVLECLGHLGQLSIGELTRKQLVSPGNMTVVVDNLEKGGLVKRSHEPGNRRVVKVQLTPRGVKKFEEVFFKHAQYITHLTSVLTEKEATILAKLLKKLGLIVQQLNHNPK
- a CDS encoding YceI family protein, which encodes MKKLKNIFFVIIFSITVASTQTVWKIDPAHSGVEFTVTYLVISEVKGRFTEFEGTLTQTKDDFTDSKIEATINVKSISTDNERRDKHLLTADFFNSENFPDITFKNTSFKSNGKNKFNITGDLTINGITKPVKLDALFKGETKDPYGNSRAGFKATTSVNRFDYDVKWNAPLETGVLVVGKTVDIILNIQLIKEK
- a CDS encoding metallophosphoesterase, with translation MRTSSFFLFFGIILVIYGLINFYILKRGLQVIPKDSPIRIYYIIIFLFLSLAYLGGRILERFIPTFANDFLVSIGSFWLAAMVYFLLFVLLLDLLRLLNHFFPFFPAFIKDNFGVFKKYLAFFVTLIVIIVIVFGHLNAIHPKIKTVNIKINKNVEGINELNLAVISDIHLGTIIGRERFSKIVDEINKLNPDLILFVGDIVDESIGPVINDNIGKCVERLKSKYGIYAVTGNHEFIGGVEAAIGYFSNHKVNWVRDSVVNIGDKVLLVGREDRMITRFTNKDRKPLAEIMSNVDYKIPIILMDHQPIGLDEAVENNIDLQLSGHTHHGQIWPLNYIAENIYEVSWGYLKKGNTHFYVSCGVGTWGPPVRLGNTPEVVNIKLRFE